A stretch of Natronococcus sp. CG52 DNA encodes these proteins:
- a CDS encoding flavin-containing monooxygenase, with the protein MIERHDTVIIGGGQAGLATGYYLQQHDQDFVILDASDRVGDAWRARWDSLQMFTPASYSSLPGMDFPGAPYAFPTKDEVADYLETYTQRFDLPVELGVRVDGLERSGDDLLVTAGDRRIETDNVVVAMASYQIPKVPDFAAELSDDIVQLHTSDYRNPNQLQDGDVLVVGAGNSGAEIALDVAYEHETWLSGRDVGHVPFHIDSWVGRHLGVPFVMRVLFHRIFTTGTPIGRRIRPKVLSQGGPLVRTKPSDLAAAGVERVPRMTGVRDGRPVVGDDDVLDVENVIWCTGFRPDFSWIDLPIFDGKEQPKEPVHVRGVVPDEPGLYFVGLFFLYAMTSGLFTGVGRDAEYVVDHLTSTARQQPPRPSYTGSVDGLPQQS; encoded by the coding sequence ATGATCGAACGACACGACACCGTCATCATCGGCGGCGGCCAGGCAGGACTGGCGACCGGGTACTACCTGCAGCAGCACGACCAGGACTTTGTCATCCTTGACGCGAGCGACCGTGTCGGCGACGCATGGCGGGCCCGCTGGGACTCCCTCCAGATGTTCACGCCCGCCAGTTATTCGAGCCTGCCGGGGATGGACTTTCCGGGCGCACCGTACGCCTTCCCCACAAAAGACGAGGTGGCCGATTACCTGGAGACCTACACCCAGCGGTTCGACCTGCCCGTCGAACTCGGCGTCCGCGTGGACGGGCTGGAACGGAGCGGCGATGACTTGCTCGTCACCGCGGGCGACCGACGGATTGAGACGGACAACGTCGTGGTGGCGATGGCGAGCTATCAGATCCCGAAGGTCCCAGATTTCGCGGCGGAGCTCTCCGACGACATCGTCCAGCTGCACACGAGCGACTACCGCAATCCCAATCAGCTCCAGGACGGGGACGTGCTCGTCGTCGGGGCGGGCAACTCCGGTGCCGAGATCGCCCTCGACGTCGCCTACGAGCACGAAACGTGGCTGTCGGGCCGGGACGTCGGCCACGTGCCGTTCCACATCGACTCGTGGGTCGGCCGTCACCTCGGGGTCCCGTTCGTAATGCGCGTGCTCTTCCACCGGATCTTCACAACGGGGACGCCGATCGGGCGCCGTATCCGCCCGAAGGTGCTCTCACAGGGCGGCCCGCTAGTGCGCACGAAGCCGAGTGACCTGGCCGCAGCCGGCGTCGAGCGGGTGCCTCGCATGACCGGCGTCCGCGACGGTCGCCCCGTTGTCGGGGACGATGACGTTCTCGACGTCGAGAACGTCATCTGGTGCACTGGCTTCCGCCCTGACTTTTCATGGATAGACCTCCCGATCTTCGACGGGAAGGAACAGCCCAAGGAGCCCGTCCACGTGCGCGGCGTCGTCCCGGACGAGCCAGGACTGTACTTCGTCGGCCTATTCTTCCTGTACGCGATGACGTCGGGGCTGTTCACCGGCGTCGGCAGGGATGCGGAGTATGTCGTCGACCACCTGACGTCGACGGCGCGGCAGCAGCCGCCTCGGCCGAGCTACACGGGATCGGTGGACGGACTTCCACAGCAGTCGTAG
- a CDS encoding DUF7344 domain-containing protein — protein MSLQSEFQARQLTDDGDEGAERGESAVHSHRLERFVEQYLSEREDPVRIGALARNVAAAESGTPVEALSTAQYRRIYTALYRTHLPRLDRAGVLEYDRTRGLVYPTGILEHATAEAEPALDGAADPTAPPTDPEPTAHPGARPAALGLAGLVLSGGVMLLSLAAGVMIGGLVITTYLSSVIAAT, from the coding sequence ATGTCTCTTCAATCAGAATTTCAAGCACGGCAACTAACCGACGACGGTGATGAAGGCGCTGAACGCGGTGAGTCGGCGGTTCACAGTCACCGGCTGGAACGGTTCGTGGAACAGTATCTCTCAGAGCGGGAGGACCCGGTTCGGATCGGCGCCCTCGCGCGCAACGTCGCGGCCGCCGAGTCCGGGACGCCGGTCGAGGCACTGTCGACCGCGCAGTATCGGCGCATCTACACCGCGCTGTATCGCACCCACCTGCCGCGGCTCGACCGCGCCGGCGTACTCGAGTACGACCGCACACGAGGCCTTGTCTACCCGACGGGGATCCTCGAGCACGCCACAGCCGAAGCCGAGCCGGCGCTCGATGGAGCCGCCGACCCGACCGCACCACCGACCGATCCGGAGCCGACCGCCCATCCGGGCGCGCGGCCGGCGGCTCTCGGGCTGGCCGGACTCGTCCTCAGCGGGGGAGTGATGTTGCTATCGTTGGCCGCCGGCGTGATGATCGGGGGTCTCGTGATCACCACCTATCTCTCATCCGTGATTGCGGCCACCTAG
- a CDS encoding outer membrane protein assembly factor BamB family protein: MRRRTLLGSGGVLLTGGCLRLEEIATQDTNSAATGEETDEPSETAESDGSEDTEPPDANDSETEEDGGDTNDSEAEEDDSEPPAVIGTWPQFGNDAANTGVISGAGVTEKELQWTHNYGVGGEAGGPILADGKVIVNGVTALKPQTGDVLWESPFTGFRPTPAYADGLVFAGNDSALAALNADTGEIAWHQSFETYGVTVADDLLYARGRDTVAAFDFSGMERWRAQTPGEYRARHEPAVGDGLVCVTVFHTEGTPGDGQLIAFDAESGAQQWVYEIGATAKFAPTIANGKVFFGGRNSTIHAVDAADGSLDWTHETDRWVETSPAVADGVVYAGNGSGQIVGAEVETGDRVYEATNSGIQRYKGGIAIADTVIYGVGDHGALTANDLESGELLWYHDMTRVSPQQQWPAPGDGYVFCADGTGTAYAFGSQPGDDAGR; the protein is encoded by the coding sequence ATGCGACGACGAACGCTCTTAGGGAGTGGTGGTGTCTTGCTGACAGGAGGCTGTCTGAGACTTGAGGAGATCGCCACTCAGGACACCAATTCTGCAGCTACAGGGGAGGAGACAGACGAGCCCTCGGAGACAGCTGAATCTGATGGAAGCGAAGACACGGAGCCACCTGATGCAAATGACAGCGAGACTGAAGAAGACGGTGGCGATACAAATGACAGCGAGGCCGAGGAAGACGACAGTGAGCCCCCTGCAGTCATAGGGACCTGGCCGCAGTTCGGGAACGATGCGGCGAACACCGGGGTGATATCGGGAGCTGGAGTCACCGAGAAAGAGCTCCAGTGGACCCACAACTACGGAGTCGGGGGCGAAGCGGGCGGACCGATCCTCGCAGACGGGAAGGTGATCGTCAACGGCGTCACGGCACTCAAGCCCCAGACTGGCGACGTGCTCTGGGAATCACCGTTTACCGGGTTTCGCCCGACACCGGCGTACGCGGATGGCTTGGTTTTCGCGGGTAACGACTCCGCACTCGCGGCGCTCAACGCGGACACTGGCGAGATCGCGTGGCACCAGTCGTTCGAAACCTACGGGGTGACAGTTGCGGATGATCTTCTCTACGCCCGCGGACGGGATACAGTCGCCGCGTTCGATTTTTCTGGCATGGAACGGTGGCGAGCCCAGACCCCGGGTGAGTATCGAGCCCGTCACGAGCCCGCGGTCGGCGACGGACTTGTCTGTGTCACCGTGTTCCACACCGAGGGGACGCCCGGTGACGGCCAGCTCATCGCGTTCGATGCGGAGTCCGGCGCCCAGCAATGGGTTTACGAGATCGGTGCCACCGCAAAGTTCGCTCCGACGATCGCGAATGGCAAGGTGTTTTTCGGCGGCCGAAACAGCACCATTCACGCCGTTGACGCGGCTGACGGGAGCCTCGACTGGACACACGAAACCGATCGCTGGGTCGAAACCTCGCCCGCGGTTGCCGACGGTGTCGTCTATGCCGGCAACGGGAGTGGCCAGATTGTCGGCGCCGAAGTGGAAACAGGCGACCGCGTCTACGAGGCAACGAATTCAGGCATCCAACGGTACAAAGGCGGGATCGCCATCGCTGATACCGTTATTTACGGGGTCGGTGATCACGGGGCGCTCACGGCGAACGACCTCGAGTCCGGAGAGTTGTTGTGGTACCACGACATGACGCGGGTGAGCCCACAGCAGCAGTGGCCGGCTCCGGGAGACGGGTACGTGTTCTGTGCCGACGGAACGGGGACGGCGTACGCGTTCGGATCACAGCCCGGTGATGATGCTGGCCGCTGA
- a CDS encoding PH domain-containing protein: MAPELIGGEELATIVMSAVAILVAISTLRLLIKILVLARTQYTIRDDAFHREYDLLYRTQSREIPVRKLRGHEYSQGRIQALLGFGTIRLLTAGTNRSLGFIEFEHLNDPERVRAEIRRVSTETRE, from the coding sequence GTGGCACCGGAGCTCATCGGCGGAGAGGAACTCGCGACTATCGTCATGAGCGCGGTTGCGATCCTCGTGGCGATCAGCACCCTCCGCCTACTGATCAAAATCCTTGTGCTGGCGCGCACGCAGTATACGATACGCGACGATGCGTTTCACCGTGAGTACGATCTCCTCTACCGGACGCAGTCGCGTGAGATACCCGTCCGGAAACTTCGCGGCCACGAGTACTCTCAGGGCCGTATCCAAGCGCTGCTCGGCTTCGGGACGATTCGACTGCTCACTGCCGGGACGAATCGGAGCCTCGGGTTTATTGAGTTCGAACATCTCAACGATCCGGAACGTGTCCGGGCGGAGATACGAAGGGTCTCGACCGAGACACGCGAGTGA
- a CDS encoding DUF7837 family putative zinc-binding protein: MTPIMSRQSPSRLGTCPACAATITAVDVLVEYDVNGQPAVWADCPDCREVVHPV; this comes from the coding sequence ATGACACCGATTATGTCACGCCAGTCTCCCTCCCGACTCGGGACTTGCCCCGCCTGCGCTGCGACGATCACCGCTGTCGACGTGCTGGTCGAGTACGACGTCAACGGCCAGCCAGCAGTCTGGGCCGACTGTCCCGACTGCAGGGAGGTGGTGCATCCGGTATGA
- a CDS encoding amidohydrolase family protein has product MPRSSPSSDDSSARDAEPADSDAGDAPYRAVSTTRRRYLALAGVGLSATTAGCASTESDGSPTGSGIPESADDTSSDPEIAERGTASNDDDRESDDDTEPDDDADPESIDDLPLFDAHTHIVPTEARGRDPLSTDELVDWMDATGIDRAVVLPFEYPESYPVQAPTSLVLEEVAAYPDRLVPFCAVDPRNVDGEDAAALLERYIDRGARGFGELKIELAVDDARLEPLYELCASYELPILFHTDQQSMRDEVGLPRLESVLASYPEVDFIAHAHGWWSHMAADVAPRDLGTIPEGSIEAPGRIWELLGRYDNIYGDLSTLGGWNALTRDHEYGQALLESHHDQLVFGSDYLFPGQQVPLVALFERFELELDAWANIRSRNIENLLR; this is encoded by the coding sequence ATGCCTCGGTCGTCTCCCTCCTCCGACGATTCATCCGCCCGTGACGCCGAGCCAGCCGACTCGGACGCTGGCGACGCCCCGTACAGAGCAGTGTCCACGACGCGGCGGCGATATCTCGCACTCGCAGGCGTCGGTCTCTCCGCAACCACTGCTGGGTGTGCCTCGACGGAGTCCGACGGCTCACCAACGGGATCTGGAATTCCGGAGTCGGCCGATGACACGTCCTCCGACCCAGAGATCGCCGAGCGTGGCACGGCGAGCAACGACGACGATAGGGAGTCCGACGACGATACGGAACCGGATGACGATGCTGACCCGGAGTCCATCGACGACCTCCCGCTGTTCGACGCGCACACGCACATCGTTCCGACGGAAGCGCGGGGTCGCGACCCGCTTTCGACCGACGAACTCGTCGACTGGATGGATGCCACCGGCATCGATCGTGCGGTCGTCCTCCCGTTCGAGTATCCCGAGAGCTATCCGGTCCAGGCACCGACCTCGTTGGTGCTCGAGGAGGTCGCGGCGTATCCCGACCGCCTCGTTCCCTTCTGCGCGGTCGATCCGCGAAACGTCGACGGCGAGGACGCCGCTGCACTCCTCGAGCGCTACATCGACCGCGGCGCCCGCGGATTCGGCGAGCTCAAAATCGAGCTGGCCGTCGACGACGCCCGCCTCGAGCCGCTCTACGAGCTCTGTGCGTCCTACGAGTTACCGATCCTCTTTCATACCGACCAGCAGTCGATGCGGGACGAGGTCGGCCTCCCGCGACTCGAGAGCGTGCTCGCCTCGTATCCCGAGGTCGATTTCATCGCGCACGCCCACGGGTGGTGGTCGCACATGGCCGCAGACGTCGCGCCGCGAGATCTCGGCACCATCCCGGAAGGGTCGATCGAGGCACCTGGCCGCATCTGGGAGCTGCTTGGGAGGTACGACAACATCTACGGCGACCTCTCCACGCTGGGAGGCTGGAACGCGCTGACCCGCGACCACGAGTACGGGCAGGCGTTGCTCGAGTCGCACCACGACCAGCTCGTGTTCGGGAGTGACTACCTCTTTCCCGGCCAGCAGGTGCCACTCGTCGCCCTGTTCGAACGGTTCGAGCTCGAGCTCGATGCGTGGGCGAATATCCGGTCTCGAAACATCGAGAACCTGCTTCGCTGA
- a CDS encoding DUF5789 family protein: MADDKRGREKQARDADRRQRERDVAAELERGDETEPPVDSGELADFDSELESLEFPATGSEVVAVIGDRKVEADDGSYTVEEFVPETDAETFDSPFAVRMRVQRPTVAAAMKRVVEATGTLPNTDLRESQRKGYEKTFRELKAIDADDDDEGIQAISDWIVEQISDKEKLPGSRAVRRQAAKFCRTNGYEVRNDEWLGI; the protein is encoded by the coding sequence ATGGCAGACGACAAGCGCGGCCGAGAGAAGCAAGCACGCGACGCCGACAGACGCCAGCGAGAGCGCGACGTTGCCGCGGAACTGGAACGAGGGGACGAAACAGAGCCGCCGGTTGACTCGGGAGAGCTCGCCGATTTCGATTCGGAACTCGAATCGCTGGAATTCCCGGCAACGGGGTCGGAGGTCGTCGCGGTGATCGGCGACCGCAAAGTCGAAGCAGACGACGGGAGCTACACTGTCGAGGAATTCGTTCCGGAGACAGACGCGGAGACGTTCGACTCCCCGTTTGCCGTCCGAATGCGAGTACAGCGGCCGACAGTCGCTGCGGCTATGAAACGAGTCGTAGAAGCCACCGGAACCCTCCCAAACACGGATCTCCGTGAGTCACAGCGCAAAGGCTACGAGAAAACGTTTCGGGAACTCAAAGCAATCGACGCCGATGACGACGATGAGGGAATCCAAGCCATCAGCGACTGGATCGTTGAGCAAATCAGCGACAAAGAAAAACTCCCGGGTTCCCGGGCGGTACGCCGGCAAGCGGCGAAGTTCTGCCGGACGAACGGGTATGAGGTCCGGAACGACGAGTGGCTTGGCATCTAG